Proteins found in one Lycium ferocissimum isolate CSIRO_LF1 chromosome 6, AGI_CSIRO_Lferr_CH_V1, whole genome shotgun sequence genomic segment:
- the LOC132061382 gene encoding uncharacterized mitochondrial protein AtMg00810-like, whose product MAVQHLSQFMQQPYVPHMQTALHLLRYLKGTADFGVLFNSSPDFSLRVYCDSDWGACSDSRKSVTGFCILLGGCLIGWKSKKQTVLSLSSAEVEYRSMSKAVAEIT is encoded by the coding sequence ATGGCTGTTCAACATCTCAGTCAGTTCATGCAGCAGCCATATGTGCCTCATATGCAGACTGCCCTTCACTTGCTTAGATACCTTAAAGGCACTGCTGACTTTGGTGTGCTCTTCAATTCTTCTCCTGATTTTTCCCTCAGAGTTTATTGTGACAGTGATTGGGGTGCATGTTCTGATAGTAGGAAATCAGTTACTGGATTTTGCATTCTACTGGGTGGTTGTTTAATTGGGTGGAAATCCAAAAAGCAAACTGTTTTGTCGTTATCCTCTGCTGAAGTAGAGTACAGGTCCATGAGCAAAGCTGTTGCTGAGATTACTTAG